The genomic stretch GATGGGTATCAACCGCGGTACTCTTCGCAAGAAACTTAAAAAATACGGCATGAACTAATCGTTCTTTCGTAATTAATTGAATTGAAAGCCAAGCTCATTGATTGAGTTTGGCTTTTTTTTGGCTTGTCGATTGAGTACCAGACAGAATCTAGTACCTGAACTGGCTATGAAAGCCGCTGTTAGCTACAGCAACGCCCCTTATCAAGGTTTGCTGAGTCCAAAGCTGCCAGAATAGAACAATGGCTCGCATCGTCGTCTATGTGACCACAACACGCATCATTAATTTTCTTGAGTGCAGTACGAATCTTGGTGAGCTCGGTAATCTTCTCATCAATCATCTCCAGCTTGGCTGTGGTAATCGACTTCACTTCGGCACAACTGTGCTGTGTCGCTTCCAAGCGAATCTCAAGCAATTCTTTAATCTCATCCAAACTCAGCCCCAACTCTTTGGATTTGAGAATAAAGGTCACCTGTTTCTGGTTATTTTCATCATAGAGACGATAACCCGACTCACTGCGACTGGCTGGCGCAATCAGGTTATTCTTCTCATAAAATCGCAAGGTATCGGCCGTCACACCGCATCGTTTCGCTAATTCACCGATCTGGAACATGTTTTTTCCTACTCTTTCGTCCATTCCACAATTAACCTTATCGTTACTTTTCAGGCTGAAATGGCACTTTTCATAATTAATTTTGAGATGCCAAACGATTGCGCGAGCTTTTTTGTAATAAATTAGTTAGAATCTGCGCCATCAAATTTGGAGTTGGTTATCTTATAGCTAGATCATAAGACAAACCCAAAAGGTCTTTACCAAAACTGGCCAATATTTTATCTCTTACTGGTATCTAAGATAATCCACGCTAAGAAGATAGAAACAAGTTCTTTTTTGGCAAATATCTTTATTTTAACCCCATGAATTTGAGGAAGATGGAAGCATGAATAACGCTCGTCCAATTCGCCGCGCTCTAATCAGCGTATCAGACAAAACTGGTATCGTTGAATTTGCACAAGCTCTTGCTAACCGTGGTGTAGATATCCTATCTACCGGTGGCACTGCTCGCCTGCTTGCTGAAAAAGGCATCTCTGTTACAGAAGTATCTGACTACACTGGTTTCCCAGAAATGATGGATGGCCGTGTTAAGACTCTGCACCCAAAAGTTCATGGTGGTGTTCTAGGCCGTCGTGGTCAAGACGATGACGTGATGGAAACTCACGGTATCAACCCTATCGATATGGTTGTTGTAAACCTATACCCATTCGCAGAAACCGTTGCTAAAGAAGGTTGTACCCTTGCTGATGCTGTTGAGAACATCGACATCGGCGGTCCTACAATGGTTCGCTCTGCAGCGAAAAACCACAAAGACGTGACTATCGTTGTGAACGCTCACGACTACGAGCGCGTTGTTGCTGAAATGGACGCGAACGAGAAATCTCTAACGCTAGAGACTCGCTTCGACCTAGCTATCGCAGCATTCGAGCACACAGCTTCTTACGACGGCATGATCGCAAACTACTTCGGCACTATGGTTCCTAGCTACGGCGAGAACAAAGAAGGTGACGAAGAAAGCAAATTCCCTCGCACGTTCAACCAACAGTTCGAGAAGAAACAAGACATGCGCTACGGTGAGAACAGCCACCAAGCAGCAGCATTCTACGTTGAAGCAAACCCAGAAGAAGCGTCAGTGTCTACTGCTCGCCAGATTCAAGGTAAAGCACTTTCTTACAACAACATCGCTGACACTGATGCAGCACTTGAGTGTGTGAAAGAGTTCGACCAGCCAGCATGTGTA from Vibrio pomeroyi encodes the following:
- the zntR gene encoding Zn(2+)-responsive transcriptional regulator, which encodes MFQIGELAKRCGVTADTLRFYEKNNLIAPASRSESGYRLYDENNQKQVTFILKSKELGLSLDEIKELLEIRLEATQHSCAEVKSITTAKLEMIDEKITELTKIRTALKKINDACCGHIDDDASHCSILAALDSANLDKGRCCS
- the purH gene encoding bifunctional phosphoribosylaminoimidazolecarboxamide formyltransferase/IMP cyclohydrolase is translated as MNNARPIRRALISVSDKTGIVEFAQALANRGVDILSTGGTARLLAEKGISVTEVSDYTGFPEMMDGRVKTLHPKVHGGVLGRRGQDDDVMETHGINPIDMVVVNLYPFAETVAKEGCTLADAVENIDIGGPTMVRSAAKNHKDVTIVVNAHDYERVVAEMDANEKSLTLETRFDLAIAAFEHTASYDGMIANYFGTMVPSYGENKEGDEESKFPRTFNQQFEKKQDMRYGENSHQAAAFYVEANPEEASVSTARQIQGKALSYNNIADTDAALECVKEFDQPACVIVKHANPCGVALGENILEAYDRAFKTDPTSAFGGIIAFNRELDAATATAITERQFVEVIIAPSVSAEAVEIVAAKKNLRLLKCGEWTTKTTGFDVKRVNGGLLVQDRDQGMVSEDDLKVVSKRQPTAEELKDALFCWKVAKYVKSNAIVYSKGDMTIGVGAGQMSRVYSAKIAGIKAADEGLQVEGCVMASDAFFPFRDGIDAAAEAGIKCVIQPGGSMRDDEVIAAADEHGMAMIFTGMRHFRH